In the Arthrobacter zhaoxinii genome, one interval contains:
- a CDS encoding FhaA domain-containing protein, whose protein sequence is MGLLDNVERGIEKIVRGAFSSGSSGRVEPLELAIALRRELDQRSMVLGQGRTLAPNVFTVRLSNSDFTQAQKWGAPLAEELCDVVIKHARSQSYTLQGPVRVSFTRDSSLKAGVLEVDSSTEKASSAQSRVPSPPAPRQGPSARMQPVLDVDGQRYTLNAPSVVLGRSSEADILVDDTGVSRRHLEIRTENGASRAIDLGSTNGSFVNGQKVQGEAVLTDGSTIAMGRTRIVFRLLPVRTGGR, encoded by the coding sequence ATGGGCTTACTCGACAATGTCGAACGCGGAATCGAAAAGATCGTCCGCGGTGCTTTCTCATCCGGTTCGTCCGGCCGTGTTGAACCCCTGGAACTTGCCATCGCACTCCGCAGGGAACTCGACCAGCGATCCATGGTCCTGGGCCAGGGCCGTACCCTGGCACCAAATGTCTTTACGGTGCGGCTTTCCAATTCAGACTTCACCCAGGCGCAGAAGTGGGGCGCGCCGCTGGCTGAAGAACTCTGCGACGTCGTCATCAAGCACGCCCGCAGCCAGTCCTACACACTCCAAGGCCCGGTCCGGGTCTCTTTCACCCGGGATTCGTCCCTTAAAGCAGGGGTACTCGAAGTGGATTCGTCCACCGAGAAGGCCTCTTCGGCACAGTCCCGGGTCCCCTCTCCCCCGGCGCCGCGGCAGGGACCCTCGGCCCGGATGCAGCCCGTCCTGGATGTAGACGGCCAGCGTTACACCCTCAACGCGCCGTCCGTGGTCCTGGGACGCTCCTCAGAAGCCGACATCCTCGTGGACGACACAGGAGTTTCCCGCCGTCACCTGGAGATCCGCACCGAGAACGGGGCCAGCCGCGCCATCGATCTGGGCTCCACCAACGGCAGCTTCGTCAACGGCCAGAAAGTTCAAGGTGAAGCAGTGCTTACCGACGGATCCACCATTGCCATGGGGCGCACCCGAATTGTCTTTCGGCTGCTGCCCGTCCGGACCGGGGGACGTTAG